In Deltaproteobacteria bacterium GWC2_55_46, a single window of DNA contains:
- a CDS encoding 3'(2'),5'-bisphosphate nucleotidase produces the protein MIEKIIGIAKKAGAEIMEVYSGEISVEYKDDRSPLTLADRRSHRVIEKGLKELAPEIPVISEEGALVDYSVRKDYARFWLVDPLDGTKEFIKRNGEFTVNIALIEGDLPVLGVIYAPAKGLLYYAGKGTGAFKEVDGLQARPIVSELPPGHGIRAVVSRSHPSAEIEEFLKGYSVASSVEAGSSLKFCLVAEGSADLYPRFGETWEWDTAAGHAIASEAGAVVTLPDSGELTYNKENLKNPGFIVAAAGVPVKSRGQAK, from the coding sequence ATGATTGAGAAGATAATCGGGATAGCCAAAAAAGCAGGCGCAGAGATAATGGAGGTCTACTCCGGCGAGATATCTGTCGAGTACAAGGACGACCGTTCACCCCTTACGCTTGCCGACAGGAGATCGCACAGGGTCATAGAGAAAGGGCTTAAAGAGCTGGCCCCGGAGATACCGGTCATATCCGAAGAGGGAGCCCTTGTCGATTACAGCGTAAGGAAGGATTACGCCCGCTTCTGGCTCGTTGATCCGCTTGACGGCACAAAGGAGTTCATAAAGAGGAATGGCGAGTTCACGGTCAATATAGCCCTTATAGAGGGAGACCTGCCTGTACTGGGCGTAATATACGCGCCAGCAAAGGGGCTATTGTACTACGCGGGAAAGGGTACGGGGGCTTTCAAGGAAGTGGATGGACTACAGGCGCGCCCAATCGTATCCGAACTTCCGCCAGGGCATGGGATAAGGGCGGTGGTAAGCAGGTCCCATCCTTCAGCCGAAATTGAGGAGTTCCTCAAGGGCTACAGTGTGGCGAGCAGTGTTGAGGCAGGAAGCTCTCTTAAGTTCTGCCTTGTGGCTGAAGGCTCGGCCGACCTCTATCCGAGGTTCGGCGAGACATGGGAATGGGACACAGCCGCGGGACACGCTATAGCCTCGGAAGCCGGGGCTGTAGTCACTCTTCCTGACTCTGGAGAACTGACTTACAATAAAGAGAATCTCAAGAACCCAGGGTTCATAGTAGCCGCTGCAGGAGTGCCCGTAAAATCACGCGGGCAGGCGAAATAA
- a CDS encoding transcriptional repressor — protein sequence MQPVNKMGALKSYIDAKGLKSTSQRDFIADTFFRTTTHISLDELLKRVRRKTPNIGYATVYRTMKLLTECGLAIARQFGDGQTRYENLPADGHHDHIICIKCSKIAEFHNQKIEQLQMEAAKKLGFTVINHKLELYGYCPDCG from the coding sequence ATGCAGCCAGTAAACAAAATGGGCGCGCTCAAGTCCTACATCGACGCGAAGGGGCTTAAATCGACCTCTCAGCGCGACTTCATCGCAGATACCTTCTTCAGGACCACAACACACATAAGCCTCGATGAGCTCCTCAAAAGGGTGAGGAGAAAGACCCCGAATATCGGCTACGCCACCGTCTACAGGACCATGAAGCTCCTGACCGAGTGCGGCCTGGCGATAGCCAGGCAGTTCGGTGACGGGCAGACCAGGTACGAGAACCTCCCTGCTGACGGACATCACGACCATATCATCTGCATAAAGTGCTCGAAGATAGCCGAATTCCACAACCAGAAGATAGAACAGCTGCAGATGGAAGCCGCCAAGAAGCTCGGGTTTACCGTCATTAACCACAAGCTCGAGCTTTACGGCTACTGCCCTGACTGCGGCTGA